The Actinomycetota bacterium nucleotide sequence CCGCGGCGCCCAGCGCCTCCGCGAGCGCGTCGAGTGCTGGGTCGAGCCCCGCCGCCCGTCCGAGCGCCCCGCGTGCCGCATCGAGCGCCTCACCCGCGCCGGCCTCGCCTCTCAGCGACTCGATCGCCAGCGCGGCGGCCTCCGCGAGCCGCTCGGCATGCCGCAACGCGGGCAGCCGCGCCTCGATCTCCTCGTCCTCGCCCTCGTGCGGCGCGACAGCGTCGATCTCGCGCACGACCGCCTCGAGTTCGGACACGCGACGCTCCCGGTCGCCAAGCGCCGCGGCGACCGCGTCGCGCCCAGCGGCCGCGGCGGTCCGCGACGCCCACGCGCCCGCGTACGCGTCGAGCGCCTCGCGCACGGGTGCGCCCGCGAACCGGTCGAGGTACTCCGTGTGCCGTGCGGGCCTCAGCAGCGCCTGGTGCTCGTGCTGGCCGTGGAGGTCCACCAGCGGGCCCAACGCCGCCTCGAGCGCGCCGACCGTGGCCATGCCGTCGCCGAGGTCACAGCGCGAGCGGCCCTCGGCCGTCACACGCCTGCGCGCGAGGACCTCCTCACCGCCCACCGCGAACCGGCCCTCGACCAGCGCCTCGGCCGCCCCGGCGCGCACCATCGACGAATCCGCGCGCTCGCCCAGCAGCAGTGTGAGCGCGCCGACGAGCGCGGTCTTGCCCGCGCCCGTCTCGCCGGTCAGCACCGTCATGCCCGGCCCGAACTCGAGCCGGACGTCCTCGATCAGCGCGAGGTCGCGGACGTGGAGCTCCTCGAGCACTCCCGTCAGCCCCCGAAGAACTCGTCGCGGCAGACTTCGTAGAAGTCGCGGCCGCCGAGCTTCACGAGCGACACGTCGTGCGCGCCGCGTGTGACAGCGACCCGCTCGACCGACTGGCGGCACGGCACGGAGTCGCCGTCGACCATCACGCACGCACCCGCGCGCGACGGGTCGGGGAACGAGATCTCGACCGTGTCCGACGCCGCGACCACGATCGGCCGCGCGCGCAGCGTGTGGGCGCACACGGGCACGACGAGCAGCCCGCTCACGTCGGGCGCGAGCAGCGGGCCGCCGGCCGACAGCGCGTACGCGGTCGAGCCGGTCGGGGTCGCCACCGCAACGCCGTCGCAGGTGAACG carries:
- the recN gene encoding DNA repair protein RecN, with protein sequence MRDGRRRLRAVPPVGRAGRCHTRRARRVAREARRPRLLRSLPRRVLRGLTGVLEELHVRDLALIEDVRLEFGPGMTVLTGETGAGKTALVGALTLLLGERADSSMVRAGAAEALVEGRFAVGGEEVLARRRVTAEGRSRCDLGDGMATVGALEAALGPLVDLHGQHEHQALLRPARHTEYLDRFAGAPVREALDAYAGAWASRTAAAAGRDAVAAALGDRERRVSELEAVVREIDAVAPHEGEDEEIEARLPALRHAERLAEAAALAIESLRGEAGAGEALDAARGALGRAAGLDPALDALAEALGAAADAVEEAARGLRAYGEGVSADPRELDAAETRLAALRDLARRHGPTLGEVLAERARAAGELAALEKGEEGLADAEAALALADAALKGAGESLAAARAAAAPAFEAALAAAARDLAMEAAAFRVAFEELPYEQWSAEGPQRVEFLFSVSAGEPPRPLAKIASGGEVSRVMLALKGVLGAADDVPVLVFDEVDAGIGGTTAHAVGRRLAALARGHQVLVVTHLAQVAVHAGAHVVVEKVERDGRTVTSVRTVTGDERVAEVARMLSGGDSDAVLAHARELLEAARGEDVGGEAA
- a CDS encoding NAD(+)/NADH kinase, which translates into the protein PVLGVNLGRLGFMVGALADDLRDAVETALAGEARIERRATLSAEVQVGGREAGTYRALNEVFVGRGPSGRAVRAGVSVNGTLLDTFTCDGVAVATPTGSTAYALSAGGPLLAPDVSGLLVVPVCAHTLRARPIVVAASDTVEISFPDPSRAGACVMVDGDSVPCRQSVERVAVTRGAHDVSLVKLGGRDFYEVCRDEFFGG